The following are encoded in a window of Castanea sativa cultivar Marrone di Chiusa Pesio chromosome 9, ASM4071231v1 genomic DNA:
- the LOC142610453 gene encoding uncharacterized protein LOC142610453, whose translation MGLLDEFGLKESLTRRPPEDMRELMRCIEEYKWLEDDRLQNKRKAPVINYPRNIGFQPRPWKDLSIQESGPRVGEVNVAFKEPVHRIVDRIKNEPYFKWPNEMPSKPSRRNHNLYCTYHKDKGHTTEQCRVLKEHLEELVKAGHLKEFVVVTRNQKAGQADRLHGTPTPVGSNRSHPCSSKRAFQRLG comes from the coding sequence ATGGGGTTGCTTGATGAATTCGGACTAAAGGAATCATTGACGAGAAGGCCTCCCGAGGATATGAGGGAATTGATGAGGTGTATCGAGGAGTATAAGTGGTTAGAAGATGATCGGTTACAGAACAAGAGGAAGGCCCCGGTCATAAATTATCCTCGAAATATCGGTTTCCAACCCAGACCCTGGAAGGATCTGAGTATTCAAGAGTCAGGGCCGAGAGTGGGAGAAGTGAATGTAGCTTTTAAGGAACCAGTACACAGGATTGTCGATCGAATAAAAAACGAGCCGTATTTTAAGTGGCCGAACGAAATGCCGAGCAAACCATCTAGAAGAAATCATAATCTGTACTGTACGTACCACAAAGATAAAGGGCACACCACCGAGCAATGCCGGGTATTGAAAGAACATTTGGAAGAGTTGGTGAAGGCAGGGCATCTGAAAGAGTTTGTGGTAGTAACAAGGAATCAAAAGGCTGGGCAGGCGGATCGGTTGCACGGGACTCCCACCCCCGTTGGGAGTAATAGAAGTCATCCATGCAGCTCCAAAAGGGCGTTTCAGCGTCTAGGATAA